Below is a genomic region from Phycobacter azelaicus.
ACCCGGACCAGAGCATTGGCGATAAGGCGCATATGACACGCCTGCCCATTGACGACGTACTGCCCGATCTGATCTCTGCCCTGAGCGCCCATGGCCGTGCCGTCTTGCAGGCACCTCCCGGTGCCGGCAAGACGACCAAGGTTCCACTGGCCATGCAACAGGCGGGGCTTTGCAACGGTCGCATCGTCATGCTGGAGCCACGCCGCCTTGCCGCACGCGCCGCCGCTGAGCGCATGGCCGATACCCTGGGCGAACGGGTCGGAGAAACCGTCGGTTACCGTATTCGCGGCGAAGCCAAGATCGGCAAGGCAACCCGAATTGAGGTGGTCACCGAAGGCATCCTGACGCGCATGTTGCAATCGGCCCCCGATCTGCCCGGCGTCGGCGCAGTGATCTTCGACGAATTCCACGAACGCTCGCTCAACGCCGACCTTGGCCTTGCGCTATGTCTTGAAGTGGCGGGAGCCCTGCGGGACGATCTGATCCTGCTCGCCATGTCCGCAACGCTCGACGCGGAACCGGTAAGCACCCTGATGGAGGCGCCGCTTGTAACCTCCGAGGGACGCAGCTACCCCGTCGAAACACGCTGGCTGGAACGCCCCCTGCCCGCGAACGTGCGCCGCATCGACGCGCTGGTGAATCTGGTTGTGCAGGCCGAAGCTGAAACGCGCAAGGAGGGCGGTGGCATCCTTGTCTTCCTGCCGGGCGAAGGCGAGATCCGCCGCGCCGCAGCTGCGCTGGACAGCCGCCTGCCAGGTGACTGTTCGGTCCACCCCCTGTTCGGCGCCCTGCCCTTTGCCCAGCAGCGTGCTGCCATCCAGCCCGCCGCATCGGGGCGCAAAGTGGTTCTGGCTACCTCCATCGCGGAAACCTCGCTGACCATTGAAGGCGTGCGCGTGGTGGTGGACATGGGCCAATCGCGCCGTGCTCGCTTCGATCCCGGCTCCGGCATGTCGCGGCTGGTGACAGACCGCGTTACCCGCGCCGAGGCCACCCAGCGGCAGGGTCGTGCCGGGCGCGTCAGCGAAGGGGTCTGCTATCGTCTCTGGAGCAAGGGCGAGGACGGCGCACTCGCCACCTTTCCCCCGCCCGAGATCGCCTCTGCCGACCTTGCGGGCCTGGCGCTGGAGCTGGCACTCTGGGGAGCATCGGAGAGCAATCTTGCCTTTCTGACCCAGCCCCCGGAAGGTGCGTTGCAGGAGGCCCGCAATCTACTGACCTTTCTCGGCGCGCTGGATGAACAGGGGCGCATAACGGATCACGGCAAGGCGCTCTCTGCCCTGCCCCTGCACCCGCGCCTTGGGCATATGCTCCTGCAGGTCGGCCCGGCGCAGCACGCAGAGGCGGCCACTCTCGCCGCCCTTCTGGCCGAGCGCGATCCGCTGCGCGGCGCCCCATCGGACCTGATGCTGCGG
It encodes:
- the hrpB gene encoding ATP-dependent helicase HrpB, with translation MTRLPIDDVLPDLISALSAHGRAVLQAPPGAGKTTKVPLAMQQAGLCNGRIVMLEPRRLAARAAAERMADTLGERVGETVGYRIRGEAKIGKATRIEVVTEGILTRMLQSAPDLPGVGAVIFDEFHERSLNADLGLALCLEVAGALRDDLILLAMSATLDAEPVSTLMEAPLVTSEGRSYPVETRWLERPLPANVRRIDALVNLVVQAEAETRKEGGGILVFLPGEGEIRRAAAALDSRLPGDCSVHPLFGALPFAQQRAAIQPAASGRKVVLATSIAETSLTIEGVRVVVDMGQSRRARFDPGSGMSRLVTDRVTRAEATQRQGRAGRVSEGVCYRLWSKGEDGALATFPPPEIASADLAGLALELALWGASESNLAFLTQPPEGALQEARNLLTFLGALDEQGRITDHGKALSALPLHPRLGHMLLQVGPAQHAEAATLAALLAERDPLRGAPSDLMLRLEAIRDAKGFQRKRPYQVALPVIERIRAEARRLGQHLRKNDLARNSRLTPAALAALAYPDRIGQRRTGDAPRYVLSGGKGAVLPPEDTLSAASFLVALDTDGNPREAKIRMAAQITLGEIRDLFADQIAWEDGCAWSKRERRVIARSQERLGAIVLEDRIWKDVPHEAVAEAMLDGVRDLGLRLEGAAARLVARVELLRAEGHDLPDFSASGLMDALDDWLLPMLTGVKTAQDWKQFDPLPALRGALSWEQTQLLDREAPGSFKTPLGRKIPIDYGQEVPEIAVRLQEMFGVTRHPTVAGVPLKVTLLSPAQRPIQITRDLPGFWAGSYADVRKDMRAQYPKHPWPEDPTEADPTLRANRRKS